In Legionella sp. PATHC035, a genomic segment contains:
- a CDS encoding NUDIX domain-containing protein: MIRKLQSWFGLITLGSRAIILNPDHQILLVKHTYQPHWHLPGGGVKRGESAQEALIRELKEEVGIIPTEAPQLFGIYFHTYMGVNDYPVIFIVKSFTAVNAYSHEIEQMAWYDYDQLPERVSPGTKRRLDEYFAQSARSDRW, from the coding sequence TTGATACGAAAGTTACAATCATGGTTTGGCCTAATCACTCTTGGTTCGCGGGCTATTATTTTAAATCCTGATCATCAGATCCTTTTAGTAAAACACACTTATCAGCCGCATTGGCATTTACCTGGCGGTGGCGTCAAAAGAGGCGAGTCGGCTCAAGAAGCCCTGATACGTGAATTAAAAGAAGAAGTTGGTATAATTCCTACTGAGGCACCGCAATTATTTGGTATTTATTTCCATACGTACATGGGAGTCAACGACTATCCGGTCATCTTTATCGTTAAAAGCTTTACCGCTGTAAACGCCTATTCTCACGAAATTGAACAGATGGCTTGGTATGATTACGACCAGTTGCCTGAGAGGGTAAGCCCAGGAACGAAACGTAGGCTTGATGAATATTTTGCACAAAGCGCACGCTCCGATAGGTGGTGA
- the ahcY gene encoding adenosylhomocysteinase — protein sequence MELANIAGAGSTMVNDYKVADMSLASWGRKEIAIAETEMPGLMALREEFAAKMPLKGARIAGCLHMTIQTAVLIETLIALGAEVRWSSCNIFSTQDHAAAAIAAKGIPVFAWKGETEEEYWWCVEQTLSGPNHWTPNLLLDDGGDLTQIVHQKFPELLSGIKGVSEETTTGVARLYEMARNGTLQIPAINVNDSVTKSKFDNMYGCRESLLDGIKRATDVMIAGKVALILGYGDVGKGCAQALRGQGAIVLIAEIDPICALQAAMEGYRVVTLDDVAEQVDIVVTATGNYHVVTHEHMQRMRNQAILCNIGHFDSEIDVQSLKKYQWENIKPQVDHIIFPDGKRLILLAEGRLVNLGCATGHPSFVMSASFSNQILAQIELFKNAAQYGRDVYVLPKLLDEKVARLHLGRIGAKLTQLTKEQADYLGVAINGPYKPEQYRY from the coding sequence ATGGAATTAGCCAATATAGCAGGAGCAGGAAGCACTATGGTAAACGATTATAAAGTAGCAGATATGTCTCTGGCTTCTTGGGGGCGCAAAGAAATAGCGATCGCTGAAACTGAAATGCCCGGATTAATGGCTTTGCGTGAAGAATTTGCTGCAAAAATGCCTTTAAAAGGCGCCCGTATAGCAGGTTGTTTGCATATGACGATTCAAACAGCCGTATTGATCGAAACATTAATTGCTTTAGGTGCTGAGGTTCGTTGGTCGTCTTGTAATATATTTTCTACTCAGGATCATGCTGCCGCAGCCATAGCAGCCAAGGGTATCCCTGTCTTTGCTTGGAAAGGTGAAACTGAGGAAGAGTATTGGTGGTGTGTTGAGCAAACGCTTTCCGGGCCGAATCATTGGACTCCTAATTTATTGCTGGATGATGGGGGTGATTTGACCCAAATCGTACATCAAAAATTTCCGGAGTTATTATCAGGAATTAAAGGAGTTTCTGAAGAAACAACCACTGGTGTCGCCCGATTGTATGAAATGGCCAGAAACGGTACCTTACAAATTCCTGCGATTAATGTGAATGATTCAGTTACTAAATCCAAGTTTGATAACATGTACGGTTGTCGTGAGTCTTTATTGGATGGAATAAAACGAGCTACTGATGTGATGATTGCTGGCAAAGTAGCTCTAATTTTAGGTTATGGAGACGTAGGTAAGGGCTGTGCGCAGGCATTGCGTGGCCAGGGTGCGATTGTTTTAATCGCCGAAATTGATCCTATTTGTGCGTTGCAAGCGGCAATGGAGGGATATCGTGTTGTGACTCTGGATGATGTTGCCGAGCAGGTAGATATCGTGGTTACTGCTACCGGTAATTACCATGTAGTGACTCATGAGCACATGCAGCGTATGCGTAATCAGGCTATTTTATGTAACATTGGTCATTTTGATTCCGAAATTGATGTTCAGAGTTTAAAGAAATACCAATGGGAAAATATTAAGCCACAGGTTGATCATATAATATTTCCAGACGGTAAGCGTTTAATTCTTCTGGCTGAGGGACGCTTGGTTAATTTAGGATGTGCTACAGGTCATCCAAGCTTCGTGATGTCGGCCTCTTTTTCCAACCAAATTTTGGCTCAAATCGAATTATTTAAAAATGCGGCTCAATATGGCCGAGATGTCTATGTTCTTCCCAAATTATTAGATGAGAAAGTAGCCCGTTTGCATTTAGGAAGAATCGGAGCAAAATTGACTCAACTCACCAAGGAACAAGCAGACTATCTAGGTGTGGCGATTAATGGTCCTTATAAACCTGAGCAATATCGATATTAG
- the carA gene encoding glutamine-hydrolyzing carbamoyl-phosphate synthase small subunit, protein MMNQPAILVLADGTIYEGISVGATGDSVGELVFNTSLTGYQEMLTDPSYARQIITLTTAHVGNTGCTHEDMESNKIWAAGLVIRNSSIIHSNYRAELSLPDWLKKNNVVAIAGIDTRDLTLRLREHGAVGACISTDVANPELVLAKARSFAGLQGVDLALEVSRKTIERWHEGQGEWGKGSQPQQYHVVAYDFGVKHNILRILHDKGCHLTLVPAKTSAAEVLAMNPDGVFLSNGPGDPQACDYAIRATQEFLARNIPLFGICLGFQILALACGGVTKKMKFGHHGANHPVIETEGQKRVFITSQNHGFAVDEESLPDCLAITHRSLFDNTLQGIKHKEKPAFGFQGHPEASPGPHDIEIIFNEFIQLMK, encoded by the coding sequence CCAGCAATTTTAGTGTTAGCCGATGGCACCATTTACGAAGGAATTTCGGTAGGAGCAACAGGCGATTCTGTCGGAGAGTTGGTTTTTAATACGTCTCTAACCGGTTATCAGGAGATGCTTACGGATCCTTCCTATGCACGCCAAATCATTACCTTGACTACAGCCCATGTAGGCAATACAGGATGTACTCATGAAGATATGGAATCTAATAAAATTTGGGCTGCGGGCTTGGTGATTCGTAATTCGTCTATAATCCATAGTAATTATCGTGCAGAATTATCTCTTCCTGATTGGCTCAAAAAAAATAATGTAGTTGCCATTGCAGGCATCGATACCCGCGATTTGACTCTTCGCTTACGAGAGCATGGTGCGGTCGGTGCATGCATTAGTACCGATGTAGCCAATCCCGAGCTGGTTTTGGCAAAAGCACGCTCCTTCGCTGGTTTACAGGGAGTTGATTTGGCTTTAGAAGTTTCTAGAAAAACCATAGAGCGCTGGCATGAGGGACAAGGCGAATGGGGTAAAGGCTCTCAGCCGCAACAATACCACGTGGTTGCTTATGATTTTGGAGTAAAGCACAATATTTTACGTATTTTGCATGACAAAGGGTGTCATTTAACTTTAGTACCAGCAAAAACCTCTGCTGCAGAAGTTTTAGCGATGAATCCTGACGGGGTATTTTTATCAAATGGCCCAGGAGATCCACAAGCTTGTGACTATGCCATTCGGGCAACCCAAGAATTTTTGGCTCGTAATATTCCTTTATTTGGCATTTGCTTGGGTTTTCAGATTTTGGCTTTAGCCTGTGGCGGAGTGACCAAAAAAATGAAGTTTGGCCATCACGGAGCAAATCATCCTGTCATTGAAACTGAAGGGCAAAAACGTGTTTTTATAACCAGCCAAAACCATGGATTTGCAGTAGATGAAGAGAGTTTGCCTGATTGCCTTGCCATTACGCATCGTTCGTTATTTGATAATACCCTGCAAGGTATCAAACATAAGGAAAAGCCAGCATTCGGCTTTCAAGGACATCCTGAGGCTAGCCCTGGACCCCATGATATAGAAATAATATTTAATGAATTTATACAGTTGATGAAATAG
- a CDS encoding S8 family serine peptidase, with the protein MFKSGILGLGLLSIAHGVFAAPEQNAVRVIIKYKEQITSVSSLKSQIKQVTQLPVKEVNPMANGAFLLILDTTNSPSAKANDEDETSSILERLRKNPQVLYAVKDRVSYFKPVPDPEILGPGDLLSHESQWDEFTRPAGIMLESKPGFRDGAWAYTTGLSKKPIVVAVLDTGIALNDSLINNLVKDSVGNLWGWNFAGNNNNLIDETRSYHGTHVAGTIAGYGSVMSGMGEDLKILPLKIPAANGMFYESSVINAIYWAVGGEVPGVPTNIHPAKILNMSFGVDRGPKDEIDYCDQALQEAVFFARKKGAVLAVAAGNDNVWEHFNAPAICNGTIKVASTGPEGLRSYFSNYGPSVTLAAPGGDKRYGIWGGILSTVNPGGGYNGSGFDFYQGTSMATPHVAGVAGLILAASEKGLSPEQVEQLLYTTTHDFGVSTDPNKSCVGKKPCGHGILDAENAVKAAAAGYDLIFSAPKAEHLAMKGCGKNALTPGKVRIVSGDGVWIQNHTNCDIAESFQKPHIEQDKNGNIIAYYGSVSYRLEQSAYKSCHVIGYDGVGCYL; encoded by the coding sequence ATGTTTAAATCAGGGATTTTAGGTCTAGGTCTTTTATCAATAGCTCATGGCGTTTTCGCTGCACCGGAGCAAAATGCAGTTCGAGTAATTATCAAATATAAAGAACAAATAACCAGCGTTTCCTCTTTAAAGTCACAGATAAAACAAGTAACCCAACTGCCTGTCAAAGAAGTTAATCCTATGGCGAATGGTGCTTTTTTATTAATTTTAGACACCACAAACAGTCCCTCAGCTAAAGCAAATGATGAAGATGAAACTTCTTCGATTTTGGAGCGTTTGCGTAAAAACCCTCAAGTTTTATATGCGGTTAAAGACAGAGTCAGTTACTTTAAACCGGTTCCTGATCCTGAAATTCTAGGTCCAGGGGATTTATTATCTCATGAAAGCCAATGGGATGAGTTTACTCGTCCAGCCGGAATTATGTTGGAATCGAAACCTGGATTTAGAGATGGTGCCTGGGCCTATACTACAGGGCTTTCTAAAAAGCCAATTGTGGTTGCCGTCCTTGATACGGGAATTGCTTTAAATGATAGTCTAATCAACAACTTGGTCAAGGACAGTGTAGGTAATTTATGGGGTTGGAATTTTGCAGGAAATAATAATAACTTGATCGATGAAACCCGCTCTTATCATGGTACTCATGTTGCAGGAACCATTGCAGGTTATGGGAGTGTCATGAGCGGTATGGGCGAGGATTTAAAAATTCTTCCTTTAAAAATCCCTGCTGCTAATGGCATGTTTTATGAAAGTTCAGTGATTAACGCGATATATTGGGCTGTGGGTGGCGAGGTTCCAGGCGTTCCGACTAACATTCATCCAGCAAAAATATTGAATATGAGCTTTGGGGTGGATAGGGGCCCTAAAGACGAAATTGATTATTGTGACCAAGCCCTACAAGAAGCAGTCTTTTTTGCACGCAAGAAAGGCGCGGTATTGGCCGTTGCGGCTGGAAATGACAACGTCTGGGAGCATTTTAATGCGCCAGCAATTTGTAATGGAACCATTAAAGTCGCGTCTACTGGCCCTGAAGGCCTTAGATCCTATTTTTCCAACTATGGGCCAAGTGTTACCTTAGCTGCTCCAGGCGGAGACAAGCGTTATGGTATTTGGGGAGGGATTTTATCTACTGTGAACCCAGGTGGGGGTTATAATGGATCAGGGTTTGATTTTTATCAAGGAACAAGTATGGCTACGCCACATGTTGCGGGTGTTGCTGGATTGATTTTAGCTGCGAGTGAAAAAGGATTGAGCCCAGAACAAGTGGAACAACTCCTGTACACCACAACCCATGATTTTGGTGTGAGTACTGACCCCAATAAATCGTGTGTCGGTAAAAAGCCTTGCGGACATGGCATTCTAGATGCTGAAAACGCAGTTAAAGCAGCTGCGGCAGGTTATGATCTTATCTTTTCTGCCCCTAAAGCAGAGCATTTAGCAATGAAGGGTTGTGGGAAGAACGCTTTAACTCCTGGCAAGGTGCGCATTGTTTCAGGAGATGGGGTTTGGATCCAAAATCATACGAATTGTGATATTGCCGAGAGTTTCCAAAAGCCTCATATAGAACAAGATAAAAATGGAAACATTATTGCTTATTATGGTTCTGTAAGTTATCGATTGGAGCAAAGTGCTTACAAGTCATGCCATGTGATTGGTTATGATGGGGTGGGTTGTTATTTATAA
- the metK gene encoding methionine adenosyltransferase: MNDSHVFTSESVSEGHPDKIADQISDAILDAILQQDPAARVACEVFVKTGMVLVGGEITTKAWVDVEAVTRQVVKDIGYNSSQMGFDWESCAVLSAIGKQSPDIAQGVDNQETRILGAGDQGLMFGYASRETDVYMPAPIAYAHRLMEKQAHLRKSGALPWLRPDAKCQLTLKYEKGIPVEVDTVVFSTQHAAEIRYSDLIEAVREEIIKTTLPAEWLTHKTRYFINPTGRFVIGGPLGDCGLTGRKIIVDTYGGMARHGGGCFSGKDPSKVDRSAAYAARHVAKNIVAAGLADKCELQISYAIGVAEPTSIFVETFGTGRLKDSEIIELIHTHFDLTPQGIIEHHDLLRPIYKQTATYGHYGRENFPWERLDKVTELRKAL, from the coding sequence ATGAATGACAGTCACGTCTTTACTTCAGAGTCGGTTTCTGAAGGGCATCCTGACAAAATCGCGGATCAGATTTCTGATGCAATTCTAGATGCCATTTTACAACAAGATCCCGCTGCGCGTGTCGCTTGTGAGGTGTTCGTTAAAACAGGAATGGTATTAGTTGGTGGAGAAATTACTACCAAAGCGTGGGTGGACGTTGAAGCAGTAACGCGGCAAGTAGTCAAAGACATAGGTTATAACAGCTCACAAATGGGATTTGATTGGGAATCTTGTGCCGTACTTTCTGCTATAGGGAAACAATCTCCTGATATTGCCCAGGGTGTTGATAATCAAGAAACACGAATTCTTGGCGCTGGGGATCAAGGTTTAATGTTTGGTTATGCCAGTCGTGAAACGGATGTCTACATGCCTGCTCCTATTGCTTACGCTCATCGTTTGATGGAAAAACAAGCTCATTTACGTAAATCAGGCGCATTACCCTGGTTACGGCCTGATGCGAAATGTCAATTAACTTTAAAATATGAAAAGGGAATTCCTGTTGAAGTGGATACGGTAGTATTTTCCACGCAACATGCGGCTGAAATTCGATACAGTGATTTAATCGAGGCGGTACGGGAGGAGATTATTAAAACAACGTTACCCGCCGAATGGTTAACTCATAAGACCCGCTATTTCATCAACCCAACAGGTCGTTTTGTTATAGGTGGTCCTTTGGGAGATTGTGGACTTACTGGCCGCAAAATCATTGTAGATACCTATGGCGGTATGGCGCGACATGGAGGCGGATGTTTTTCGGGTAAGGATCCTTCTAAAGTCGATCGATCTGCAGCTTATGCGGCACGACATGTGGCAAAAAACATCGTTGCAGCAGGATTGGCCGATAAGTGCGAGTTACAAATTTCTTATGCAATTGGTGTGGCTGAACCGACCTCTATTTTTGTTGAAACTTTTGGTACAGGCCGTTTAAAAGATAGTGAAATCATTGAATTAATACATACCCATTTTGATTTAACGCCACAAGGCATTATTGAACACCACGATTTACTTCGCCCAATCTACAAACAAACAGCAACTTACGGCCATTATGGACGTGAGAATTTTCCATGGGAACGATTGGATAAAGTGACGGAGTTACGTAAAGCCCTATAA